From Coffea arabica cultivar ET-39 chromosome 2e, Coffea Arabica ET-39 HiFi, whole genome shotgun sequence, the proteins below share one genomic window:
- the LOC140037376 gene encoding F-box protein At3g07870-like: MARTTPSDQKKRTCFGLKNIFCTCKRHIWNVLIVAWDEGLDIVDWLAASNVVLRWCYLALRWCFACIALVLRRIISALSFRGSDNVVAQLPDDVVIDILLRLPADRVADCRRVCRRWRSLTSSDYFIKLHLDRSAPLIFVQATDLTDWRGTGKLAFYILDQASNRRNKIKKLRLRPEIKMSQGDTEVVDSCHGLLLFRDAFARWRYYVFNPLTQELLVLDGPNEGASCAFFYDPSANELKILYLCIGFQFFIYSLGGRSWRKIKSPPSGSPPQYDTPPAICNGALHWITSCGRIADAEEDIPPCTSGITIFGMDTEDFSTLPHPGGECNSRVNHRNMRLLVVDEHLSFCNVYRGYTVIDIWLLEDYASWAWVRKWCLRPNLYGGPRPLESECYSFSRRLEVVHFQNGELWLDCGERGLVLYHLDQNTFKKLGRPPTSYEHRCIHYTKSLVPLHRAALPQD, from the exons ATGGCCCGTACGACTCCCTCCGATCAGAAAAAAAGAACTtgttttggattgaaaaatatCTTCTGCACATGTAAACGCCATATTTGGAACGTGCTGATTGTTGCTTGGGATGAAG GACTGGACATTGTTGATTGGTTGGCCGCCTCAAACGTGGTTCTCCGGTGGTGCTACTTAGCTCTCCGGTGGTGCTTCGCATGCATTGCCCTTGTTTTGAGAAGGATAATTAGCGCATTATCGTTTCGTGGCAGTGATAACGTTGTTGCACAGCTTCCTGACGATGTCGTGATAGACATCCTGCTTAGACTTCCTGCAGATCGTGTCGCAGACTGTCGAAGGGTGTGCAGGCGCTGGAGATCATTGACTTCCTCAGATTATTTTATCAAATTGCACCTGGATAGGTCTGCTCCACTCATTTTTGTGCAAGCCACGGATCTAACGGATTGGAGGGGAACTGGAAAATTGGCTTTCTACATTTTGGATCAAGCAAGCAACCGCaggaacaaaataaaaaaattgcgGCTTAGGCCTGAAATAAAGATGAGTCAAGGTGACACCGAAGTTGTTGATTCATGTCATGGACTGCTTTTGTTCAGGGATGCCTTTGCTCGCTGGCGTTATTATGTATTCAACCCTTTAACACAAGAACTACTGGTTCTAGATGGTCCTAATGAAGGTGCTTCCTGTGCCTTCTTTTACGATCCATCGGCAAACGAACTTAAGATTCTTTACCTGTGTATTGGTTTCCAGTTCTTTATCTACAGCCTCGGAGGAAGGAGTTGGAGAAAGATAAAAAGCCCACCTTCAGGTTCTCCCCCTCAGTATGATACCCCACCTGCAATCTGCAATGGAGCTCTTCATTGGATCACAAGTTGCGGCCGTATTGCTGACGCTGAGGAAGATATCCCACCTTGCACCAGTGGAATAACAATTTTTGGGATGGATACCGAGGATTTCTCTACCTTGCCTCATCCTGGTGGCGAGTGCAACTCCAGAGTGAATCACAGAAATATGCGGCTTTTAGTGGTGGATGAACATCTATCCTTCTGTAATGTGTATCGGGGTTATACCGTCATTGATATATGGTTGCTCGAGGACTACGCGAGCTGGGCTTGGGTTAGAAAATGGTGTCTTCGGCCAAACCTATATGGTGGTCCTCGACCTCTGGAATCGGAATGTTACAGCTTCAGCCGGAGATTAGAGGTTGTGCACTTTCAGAATGGAGAATTGTGGCTGGATTGTGGTGAAAGAGGCTTGGTTCTTTATCATCTTGACCAGAATACCTTTAAGAAACTTGGAAGACCACCCACTTCTTATGAGCATCGTTGCATTCATTATACGAAAAGCCTGGTGCCCCTACATCGAGCTGCTCTCCCGCAGGATTGA
- the LOC140036457 gene encoding ABC transporter G family member 31-like, which yields MKKKILVFNRITGYANPQNMLALLGGSQESKSTLLKCLAGRIPSSPYLQGDLRANDVIPGETFFRLIGYVEMVDAHQPYLSVRESLQFSAALRLNRKIDTRSRHIHVELVLDQLGLLPYSNQLVGSLRDATGRTFEIAKKMTIGVELAANPSILFLEEPIYGLDSAGISSILAILSGLSASGLNIIATLTHATVRSLSFFDQALILTREGEQAYFGPIGPNCEDLLNYFSPIPSSPRKLTGESPISLVMGYLGQGIKSRGTPSINFADKYRASSLHKQVNEEIAAIKNLRKVRVPKKTAPAYPAPYSRQAGQVLLRTQRFLWRNVQYTYGRLTGCIMIGFLMGSLYYQIKYSDLYGVTSRSLYIYMQVILIGVIAANNVIPQIGTDRLVYLREKRAGMYLPIFYPLSWAVGEIPYLFIVTLAMVGIGNGLAGIGTRSVPEFLEYWLVLCVFTLCVTYFGMMVTFLAPLPIFAAFLVSILTSLWVSASGVVVVLSNIKFYRWMYWTNPFQYAMNALTSISFYCNPKTCASDCSCKRLPDGSYVWDRLANSRALSHTRINTDILILSAMGVLFASLALLFFSMLRHNKNPSE from the coding sequence atgaagaaaaagatatTGGTTTTCAACCGCATCACAGGCTATGCGAATCCTCAAAACATGCTAGCTCTATTAGGTGGTTCACAAGAAAGCAAGTCCACACTCCTGAAATGCTTGGCAGGGAGGATACCTTCAAGTCCCTACCTCCAAGGTGACCTGCGGGCAAATGATGTCATACCTGGAGAAACTTTCTTCAGACTAATAGGCTATGTTGAGATGGTTGATGCACACCAGCCGTATCTCTCTGTCCGTGAATCTCTTCAATTCAGTGCAGCACTTAGACTAAACAGAAAAATAGACACCAGAAGCCGTCATATCCATGTTGAGTTAGTTCTGGATCAACTTGGTTTATTGCCTTACTCTAACCAACTTGTTGGTTCACTTCGTGATGCTACAGGGAGAACATTTGAGATAGCCAAGAAGATGACAATTGGAGTAGAGCTTGCCGCAAACCCAAGTATTCTTTTCCTGGAGGAGCCAATATATGGACTAGATAGTGCAGGGATCTCGAGTATCCTCGCCATTCTTTCGGGATTGTCAGCTTCTGGTCTGAATATAATTGCAACCCTCACACACGCAACTGTTCGatcactttctttctttgatcAAGCTCTAATTCTAACAAGAGAAGGAGAACAAGCCTATTTTGGCCCAATCGGACCAAACTGTGAGGATTTGCTAAATTATTTTTCACCAATCCCAAGCTCCCCCAGAAAGCTAACTGGAGAAAGTCCCATTAGCTTGGTAATGGGATATTTAGGACAAGGCATTAAAAGTAGGGGAACTCCATCCATAAACTTTGCAGACAAGTATAGAGCTAGCTCCCTGCATAAGCAGGTGAATGAAGAGATTGCCGCAATAAAGAATCTACGCAAAGTTAGAGTACCCAAAAAGACTGCCCCAGCCTACCCAGCTCCATATTCACGCCAAGCAGGTCAGGTGCTCTTGAGAACACAAAGGTTCTTATGGAGAAACGTGCAATACACATATGGCAGGCTTACGGGGTGCATCATGATAGGTTTCTTAATGGGCTCCCTATACTATCAGATCAAATACTCGGACCTATATGGTGTGACATCAAGATCACTCTACATATACATGCAAGTTATCCTAATTGGAGTAATCGCCGCAAACAACGTAATCCCACAGATTGGTACGGACAGACTCGTTTATTTGAGGGAGAAAAGGGCAGGAATGTATCTGCCAATATTCTATCCGTTATCGTGGGCAGTGGGTGAGATTCCATACTTGTTCATCGTAACGCTTGCAATggtaggtattggaaatggcTTGGCAGGAATTGGAACAAGATCAGTACCAGAATTCCTAGAATATTGGCTTGTGCTCTGTGTATTCACTTTGTGTGTCACGTACTTTGGTATGATGGTGACTTTCCTAGCCCCACTGCCGATATTTGCAGCATTTCTGGTTTCAATCCTAACTTCACTCTGGGTGTCAGCTTCTGGAGTAGTTGTCGTGCTGTCGAACATTAAGTTCTACCGTTGGATGTACTGGACCAACCCTTTTCAATATGCAATGAATGCATTGACTTCAATCAGTTTTTACTGCAACCCGAAGACGTGTGCATCAGATTGCAGCTGCAAAAGGCTCCCAGATGGCTCCTATGTGTGGGATCGGTTGGCAAACTCGCGAGCGCTAAGCCACACAAGGATAAATACGGACATACTCATCTTATCAGCCATGGGCGTTCTGTTTGCCAGCCTAGCCTTGCTCTTCTTTTCCATGTTGAGACACAACAAAAATCCTTCTGAATAG
- the LOC140004468 gene encoding zinc finger CCCH domain-containing protein 3-like isoform X1, translating into MPLGKYYCDYCDKEFQDTAAARKRHLQGVHHQRAKALWYDSLRSDANQIPAPGALGKQGVCNRFVRTGSCQYGDSCKYYHPKQNPNDQVLPGQISSQNVHISWGNLPPSLMPPPEAGYPPLPFIDWG; encoded by the exons ATGCCGTTGGGGAAGTATTACTGCGATTACTGCGACAAAGAATTCCAAGACACCGCCGCAGCCCGGAAGCGCCACCTCCAAGGCGTCCATCACCAGAGGGCCAAGGCTCTCTGGTACGACTCCTTGCGCT CAGATGCAAATCAGATTCCTGCTCCAGGGGCCTTGGGAAAACAAGGTGTTTGCAATCGATTCGTCCGAACG GGCTCATGCCAATATGGGGATTCTTGTAAGTACTATCATCCGAAACAAAATCCGAATGATCAAGTGCTGCCAG GTCAGATATCCAGTCAGAATGTGCATATTTCATGGGGCAACCTACCTCCATCCTTGATGCCTCCTCCAGAAGCTGGATATCCTCCTTTACCCTTTATTGATTGGGGATAG
- the LOC140004468 gene encoding zinc finger CCCH domain-containing protein 3-like isoform X2: MPLGKYYCDYCDKEFQDTAAARKRHLQGVHHQRAKALWYDSLRYANQIPAPGALGKQGVCNRFVRTGSCQYGDSCKYYHPKQNPNDQVLPGQISSQNVHISWGNLPPSLMPPPEAGYPPLPFIDWG; this comes from the exons ATGCCGTTGGGGAAGTATTACTGCGATTACTGCGACAAAGAATTCCAAGACACCGCCGCAGCCCGGAAGCGCCACCTCCAAGGCGTCCATCACCAGAGGGCCAAGGCTCTCTGGTACGACTCCTTGCGCT ATGCAAATCAGATTCCTGCTCCAGGGGCCTTGGGAAAACAAGGTGTTTGCAATCGATTCGTCCGAACG GGCTCATGCCAATATGGGGATTCTTGTAAGTACTATCATCCGAAACAAAATCCGAATGATCAAGTGCTGCCAG GTCAGATATCCAGTCAGAATGTGCATATTTCATGGGGCAACCTACCTCCATCCTTGATGCCTCCTCCAGAAGCTGGATATCCTCCTTTACCCTTTATTGATTGGGGATAG
- the LOC140004468 gene encoding zinc finger CCCH domain-containing protein 3-like isoform X3: MPLGKYYCDYCDKEFQDTAAARKRHLQGVHHQRAKALWYDSLRSDANQIPAPGALGKQGVCNRFVRTGSCQYGDSCKYYHPKQNPNDQVLPDIQSECAYFMGQPTSILDASSRSWISSFTLY; encoded by the exons ATGCCGTTGGGGAAGTATTACTGCGATTACTGCGACAAAGAATTCCAAGACACCGCCGCAGCCCGGAAGCGCCACCTCCAAGGCGTCCATCACCAGAGGGCCAAGGCTCTCTGGTACGACTCCTTGCGCT CAGATGCAAATCAGATTCCTGCTCCAGGGGCCTTGGGAAAACAAGGTGTTTGCAATCGATTCGTCCGAACG GGCTCATGCCAATATGGGGATTCTTGTAAGTACTATCATCCGAAACAAAATCCGAATGATCAAGTGCTGCCAG ATATCCAGTCAGAATGTGCATATTTCATGGGGCAACCTACCTCCATCCTTGATGCCTCCTCCAGAAGCTGGATATCCTCCTTTACCCTTTATTGA